In Mercurialis annua linkage group LG5, ddMerAnnu1.2, whole genome shotgun sequence, a single genomic region encodes these proteins:
- the LOC126683375 gene encoding 60S ribosomal protein L18a-2 has product MGVYRFHQYQVVGRALPTDSDEQPKIYRMKLWATNEVRAKSKFWYFLRKLKKVKRSNGQVLAINEIYEKNPTTIKNYGIWLRYQSRTGYHNMYKEYRDTTLNGGVEQMYTEMASRHRVRFPCIQIIKTATIPAKLCKRESTKQFHNSKIKFPLVFKKVRPPTRKLKTTYKASRPNLFM; this is encoded by the exons ATGGGTGTTTACAGG TTTCACCAATACCAGGTTGTTGGTAGGGCGTTGCCCACCGACTCCGATGAGCAACCCAAGATTTACCGGATGAAGCTCTGGGCCACCAATGAGGTTCGGGCCAAGTCAAAATTCTG GTACTTCTTGAGGAAGCTGAAGAAGGTCAAGAGGAGCAATGGTCAAGTTCTGGCCATCAATGAG ATTTATGAGAAGAACCCAACCACGATCAAGAACTACGGTATCTGGCTGCGATACCAAAGTCGGACTGGGTACCACAACATGTACAAGGAATACAGAGATACCACATTGAATGGTGGAGTCGAACAGATGTACACCGAGATGGCCTCTCGCCACAGAGTCAGGTTCCCTTGTATTCAGATCATCAAGACGGCGACCATTCCGGCTAAGCTATGCAAAAGAGAGAGCACCAAACAATTTCACAACTCCAAGATTAAGTTCCCACTGGTGTTCAAGAAGGTCAGGCCACCAACTAGGAAGCTCAAGACAACTTACAAGGCTTCCAGACCAAACTTGTTTATGTAA